The Chelonia mydas isolate rCheMyd1 chromosome 25, rCheMyd1.pri.v2, whole genome shotgun sequence genome includes the window GAGCCGCATTTGTGAAGCTTCTGTGGCTGCTGCCCCTACTGTGCCTGCTGTGAAAAGAGGGCTCTCCAGGACTGTCAGTGCAGCACCTTGTAACGGTGTCATATCCACTGAATGAACCCAAACAGTTAACAgagaaagttaaaataaaataaatgtgatgatttggggaatctatTTACAGGCAACTTATGAATACTGGTTGATTTAATTAAATTGCTGTGTCATTGAATTACTCAGTTTATGTGGACAAAGTAGGTGAGGTTACATCTTTTATTGGGCTGATATGGCTGCGATGATAATGCATACAATaggtaggaccctaccaaattcattgtccattttggtcaatttcacagtcataggattttaaaaattgtaaatttcatgatttcagctatttaaatctgaaatttcagggtgttgtaattgtagggatcctgacccaaaaaggagtgtgtaggggggtgttgcaaggttattgtaggggggttgtggtactgctacccttacttctgtgctgctgctggtggccgcgctgccttctgagctgggcagctggagagcagcggctgctggctgggagcccagctctggaggcagacctgccaccagcagcagcgcagaaatgatggcatggtatggcattgccacccttacttctgcgctgctgctggagaggcaccgccttcagagctgggcactcaTCCTACCCGCTGCCACGCTCCAGCaaccagccactgctctccagccacccagcgctgatggcagcacagaagtaagcgtggcaataCCGCACCCCCTCCTAAAATAGCCTTGCGACcccccctgcaattcccttttgggtcagaaccccccaacttaagaaatgctggtctcgctcatgaaatctatatagtatagggtaaaagcatacaaaagaccagatttcacggtggaagaccagatttcacagtccgtgacgtaTTTAtcatgactgtgaatttggtagagacCAAACAATAGATGTATGTGGAGTCAGCCATCTGCTGTCAGGGGCTGTGCTGCGTATCTCCAAAACCAGGGACAATGTAGGGTCGTTAAACCTTGATGGCTCCCATTCAGAGGGGAGCACTAGGACAATGCCATGGCCTATGTTAAACCAATTTTCTCCAACTTCTCTGCAGGGGTTCTGGAGAGTGGAAAATCCCAAACCAGGAGAACAAAAAGGCCAGTTACTAGTGCTGTGTCTTAAAAACCAGGGATCTTGAGAGTGGGGACTCACAGAACAAGGGAAGCTTGGGCAGGAGAGAGGCACATGGGGGCATGCTTTCATAGCTGAGGTGTTGTTTTTAACTGCAGGACCAACTAAGGAGGAGGGAAACTGgatgcagaggaaagagagaTTCCATGTGTCAGAGGAGAAACTGTGCACAGGAGAGGAGACTCTGGACCCCTTAAAGACCTCAGACCTAAGCACAAAGAACGCTCAAGAGTGGTGAGGAAATGAGGTAAGGAAATGTGTCCAGGTGTGATTGTTTTGTCtagatctgtgtatttcttgAGCTAGCTAAAAAAGAAGTGATTGGTTTTTGAAGCCTTTGCAAAGCCTGGGTGTCTTTCTGTTTCCACTATCATGTGTCCCTGGACAGGTGAACTGTAAAGGAGAGTGCCTACAAGTTGGAACCTGGAAAAGGTTGTGCTGAAGGTACTGGAGAATTTGGGAAGTGAGCTCTGGTCCTGTGGGCCTAGGACAGCTGGGCCATCAAGTCCCATTTTTGTGAAGGGGTAACAGACAAAAGCCTGTGCCCAGGACATGTACCATAGCAACCAAATAAAGAGACAGTGCTGCAGCCTACTTTGACCAAGGGAAGGTTAAGAGCGCACAGGTGTAGCATCTTGGGatccaaacacagcagcctgaTGAGGTCTAACTGAGAGAGCTCTACCAGGGCTGTGACAAAGAAAACCAAAGAGCAAATAGGAGAAAGATAAGAACACTCACAGCCACATATATACCCCTTACCCCACACAATGCCCTGCACATGCACAgccctccctctcacacacacagacatgtaCATTCATGCATACCCCACTCTTCACATGCTCAAGCATGCACACTCCCATCCATGCTCtcacacacaagcacatacacacacatgctgttCCATGTATTTTTCTCCACACTACAATGGAAGAACCAAATGCAGGGGACCCATTGCACCCAGCCTCCCTAAAGCCACCTGAAAGTCAGCCTTGTGCACCAGCCAGCATCTCTTCTCCTTGGCCCCTTGCACAGTACAGTGTGCTGCAGGCTGACCCTGTCTGCACTGGCAATGCCATTAGTGCCAGAATCCTGCTCTCTTGGACATATCTATATGCAGAGGGGATGGTGGTGGCAAGTACAGCACGCACCTTACTTTGAATAAAATGCAGCAGACTGCAGCCACCTTCACCCTTTGATATGGAGCTGCAACTCCCACGGAGGACATGATTCTCTGCTGAGTCAAGCAGCCTGGCCATATTGCAGCACAGTGCAACCCACTACCCTCATCCCTTCTGGTGTAAGGCACAAGATCTGCATTCAGACTGCCAAAAGCATTTGGCATCTTCAGCACTTCGCAGCTTATTTACCTGAGGAAGCTGAGCTGATGAAGATTCGGACGACACTGGATGGCTGGAAGGGCAAAGGGACCATCTTACCCTGGAGAAGTTCCTGGCATGTGTCTGGGCTGAGGCAGCTGAGACTCATGCTGGTGTCTTCACTTGCTGACTTCTCCCGTGGAGGACACTGTGCTTTACAGAAGAATCTATTCAAACAAggctgaatgcatctgatgaagtgagctgtagctcatgaaagcttacgctcaaataaattcgttagtctctgaggtgccacaagtactccttttctttattcaaacaAGTGTCAGGAATGAGACCCAGCATGTGGCACTAGTGAGCAATTAAGCACACTTGGAAACTGCCCCCTCAAGACTTCCTATATCACCCCAGAGAACAGACCATTGTGGGGCTTTGTTCCTTCACATTTAAACAGGACCCAGTAAAATCCTCAGCTGTTCAAATAGAAAAATTAGGAAAACCTAGAGCTCTGAGTCTGCACTGATAGCTGTGAAACTCTGTCTCCTTGCAACACAGGGGCTTGGCTGCATCCCAGGAGGGCATCCATCTCTGTAGCAACCAGTGTTTGTCACTTGGGCGAATCCCCGGGGTGCTCTAAAAGTGCCAGACTCCAGTGTGCTCTTAGTCAGGGATGTACACTTGAGACCCTTTCGCTCAGTGGCCTTGTTTATGCTAGAAATTCTTGTAGCCATATTCCAGCAGTGGGCAGCTGTACCATCGCTAGCAACAGTATTAGCATGAATCCGGACACGGCACAGGCCTTCTTTCcacctgctcagagcaggttttGACGACATGGGGGAATACACTCAAGCCCTGTCTCCACTAGTCTTTTGTCAAAGTGTAAAAGGGTGACCTACTAAAACACCTCAATTAAAAATATTCCCAGTCAATATTTACACTGTTTACAATATTTACACAATATTTACTACAGTGACCTCTGAAGTCTGTGATGTGGCTCCAAGTAAACTACAGGGAGGACAGACGCAGCACACAGGGGAAGCTTACAAGAAAAATGTAATATTGTGCAAGAACTAACTGACCACGCAGTGTCAACAATgaccaggaaaaaaataatgattttattgTGGAAAGTGATATGACAGCTGGACTCCAGTGGCACAAGATGATTCTTACCGTTTGGATTACACTGTACAGAATGCAATTGACTTGTTCACATACTTGTCAGACTGTGAGAGAACTGGCCTTGCACAGGATCACTCCGAATTGCACATTTCTACAGTACATGAGGTACAGTGAGGAGGAAAATGCCCTGCCAATAAATTCTCACCAGCTGGAGTTAGCAGCAAACAGACTCCTTCACTCCAAGCAAATGTGTCATATTTCCAACAATTGCCAGCTAGAAGTTCTCAGTCTGTGGCAGCATCACCCAGTAGAGGCTCCCAAATTTTCTTGAGCCTGGAAAGTTGCCATTGCTGCTGAAGGAAACTGATAGTTTTCAGGTGCAAATGTGTGTTTGGTTCCATCgcactcccccccaaaaaagtttgggTTTGTGATCATATAAGCTCAGGAGTGCTCAGTGAATGGGAGCTGGATGCTCAGCTCTTAACATGATTGGACCCTTTAGCaccatgacaaaaaaaaaaaaaaacaacaatcctaAAGGTTCAGCTCTTCAAGAAAGCATTCCTGGCAATAACTTGAATAGTTACAGTACATGCAAATATAGCCGAACACAGAGCCTGTGATACAAATCCCCCAGGGACTGTACTAGCCAGTGGCCTCCATGACAGGGACTTTGTGGCTTTAAAACTCCAAAGAACTGGCACCTCATGGAAAATGGGGGAAATCTTTATTATGAAACAATTCCATCCCTTTGGCACATTCCCCATTAGTTATTACAAGAGACTGGTACTTGTAAACAGCTTCACAATTTCTCCGCAGCAATTGCTAATCGCTTCACTGTGATCAAAGCCCCCTGTGTGTGCTatcacaatcatagaaatgtagacctgaaaaggaccttgagaggtcttctagtccagccccttgaaCTGAGGGGGGACGAGGTAAAGCTAGCCCATCCCTGATGGgcgtttgtccaacttgttcttaaaaacctgcaatgacggggattccactacttcccttggaagcctgctccagagcttaactatctttataggtagaaaaaagaaaaggagtacttgtggcaccttagagactaaccaatttatctgagcatgagctttcgtgagctacagctcacttcatcggatgcatccgatgaagtgagctgtagctcacgaaagctcatgctcaaataaattggttagtctctaaggtgccacaagtactccttttctttttgcgaatacagactaatacggctgttactctgaaacctatagttagaaagttttccctaatatctccctggctgcagattaagcccatttcttcttgtcctaccttcagtggacatggagaacagttgatcaccattctctttataacagcccttaacacattaGAAGACTGTCATCAGATCCCCCTCTGCCatctttctcaagactaaacatacccagttttttaaaacttttcctcataagtcagatatattaaaccttttatcatttttgttgctcttctgtggactttctccaatttatccacatctttcctacagtgtggcacccagaattggacacagtactccagctgaggcctcaccagtgctgaatagaatgggacaattacctcctgtgtcttacaaacaacactcctgttaatgtaCCTGTGATGCAGTGTACAAAGCCCACACtgggcctgaaggggttaaaggaaGCACCACCACTCCagacctgcagagcatgctctAACTGGAGAGGCACCTTAAAACTTGAGAGCAACTTAGTTCAgaagagggaggctggggaggaagaCAGACCTACCCTGTGGGCTCCTGAACAAGGGTGCCAAAGCAGCCTCCCTGTGAGGAATAAGACTACCTGCTGAGCCAAGTTTGGGCTGAAGGTTTAgttgtcttttcattttcttttgttatcTTATATAGGACTTGGAGGCATGTGGGGAGAtggatggtaggaagtgacccaggagcAAATTGGAGGGCATTCCAGGGTGCTTGACCCTGTTGGCACTCATAGGACCCTGGGTaagagcctggtggagtgggagggaccTGGCTCCCCTTccaactgcccttgctgcaggaGGGGTGTACGGCTCatttccaccccactccccctctAGTAAGGAGAGGGCAAGAACATTAAAGAGCCTGAGATAAAGCTAAGCCCCATCCATACAAGcattaggaactggactgaaaggCCCTCCTGAAGGGAGGCAAGGCTGGAAACTCGGTGGGCTACCCACCTGGCCCTCTGGGGACTCTATTACAATACCCCAAAATGATATTAgcattttttgcaactgcatcacattgttggctcatgttcaatttgtgatttgctataacccccagatccttttcagcagcaccaacacctaaccagttattccccattttgtagttatgcatttgacatttttcttcccaagtgtagtactttgcacttgtctttactgactttcaccttgttgatttccgaccaattctccaatttgtccagttTCTTTTCAATTgtaaccctgtcctccaaagtgagCGCTAAAGCAACCAGAGGACTGTGACCACAGATGGAGAATAAGCATCAGGAATCTCAGAAAAGAAAGATCTGGTTTTGTGAATATGTCCATGGTAATAAAacagggggggaggagggagagagagacccaccaggcagcaagGGCCCTTTCCAAGCAGCATATGCACAGAAAATGCTTTCCACTGTCTGTTTATTCACCTGGGGCATGGGCCCTGGCACCCTCTGGGGTATTCAAAGTGTTTTGTCTGAGATCTCAGTTTGTTCCTTCTCCGCAGCCCACACCAGTGGCAACAGAGACCATGCTGGGCTCTTGATGGGAGTAACAGACTTATTTCTCGGGGCCTCTCCTCCTTGTGCTTTTCCGTTTCTGTATGATCAGGTCGATCTGGTAAATGAGCATCACGGCCATGGAAAACACGAGAATCTGGAAGGGAAAAGGAAGTCACTAGGGCTGGATTCATTAACACCTGAAAGCAACATCCCTGAGGTCTTAGAGCAGGGGAAATGCCAGGGAAGGGACCACAAAATCCTGTAATTTACCCTCTAGACAAAAACCAAGGTTCTGGTGCCAAGAACTGTATcccccactgactttcatggttGCTGCAGGAGTtaagcacctgtgaaaatcaggctacttgtttaggtgcctaagcatTATTGTTCATATGTCACTATATTATTAGTACTGTATATCTGACTATGGATTTAGGTGTTAACATTAGCCACCCAAGATTGAAAACTTTGGCCGGAAGGGTGTGGTTATCATTCACAGGGCTAGCCAAGCAGAGCTAGCCAAGCAGATTCTTGGCTTTGTTTATGCTAGAAAAATGCAATGGTTTAACcacatttatttcaaaatcaatttaaatcaatGCAAACTCTTAATATAGATGCACTTCTATACATGCAGGTAGGTTGCATCAACATGCGAGATATTAGTTTAGCTTGCATTTGTAAGTTACCAGCTTAACCTTTGCTTATGTTAATTTAGCTTAAATCAGTTTAAGTGCATTACTCTTgagggtttgcactggtttactCAATTAGTTTTTAATGGATTTAATTAAACTGATGCACTTTTCTAGTACAGACATAGTCTTAACGCTGTTACAGCCTCAGTTACCTCCAAGAAAAACAGTCCTATTGCTAGCCCTGCAACAAGCAGCAGGTTTCTCTGCCCCCAGCCAACAATCTTTTCCAAGCAGCCCTCAGTGTATATCAGACTTTCTGCTTTCCATGATCTCAGGTTCTGGGTCCCATAGCCACACATGCTGTTGAGAACACTCTGCAGGGAGAGAAGAGTCAGCAAGAGTTTAGTGAGGAACAGGATCTGTTCTTTCCCCCCTGAAGTAGTCACTGCATGCCTGACCctgagaggagagggaggggacagGTGTCCTGATACAAACacttatcagggatggtctagctaatacttagtcctgccatgagtgcaggggactggactagatggcctctcgaggtcccttccagtcctatgattctgatACATAGTGATGGGCCCAATCAAAGAACCAGAACAGAACGCTGCTTTGTTCTTAGTGATCTAGCCAGCTATGTTACAAACAGGCACCATGTTAAGTGGTTAGAATAAGGGATTTGGAAttgggagatgtgggttctgtTTGCGTCTCTTCCATAGACTCACTGTATATTCTAAGTAAATTCACATtgcctttctgtgtctcagtttccttaACCCAGGgcggataatgatactgacttgaCCTTGCAAACTGCATTGAGATCCTGACATGAAACgttatataaatgcaaagtacctCTGATACTTTCCTACTTGATCTCTTTGGCTTTATTTTAATGTGTGCCCTTAGTTCCCAACCACGTGCTGCagtggagattttttaaaatagaaacttCAAGAAAAAAATTTTAACCATAAAAATGTGGCCAGATTTGACTTACAGTAATGGCTGCCTTTTTATCCTTCTGGATGCAGCAGGAGAAAGGCACAGCACAGCGTTCCAGACTGGGGTTAGAGTCTTGGCACTCAAAGTAAATATTCTGAGACCAGTCCTTGTAGGAATGCACCCCACAGCACTCGAACTGAGAGAGTGAAACAGAAAGGAGGACCCTGGGGTAGCTGCTTGTTTACACAGGGCCCAAGTGTGCATGGGGCTGTACAGACAGAAGTTCTGAGAATAGCTCTGAGATAAGTGACTCTGAGACACGGGTGACAACCATCTCTCTCTTATCTCTCTAATGGGTATTCACAGGTAGATCCTGAGACTTTCAGGGGACTTTAGCAAtccatttggggaggggagaagcaacTGTGTTTTGTGGTGCAAACAGGGAGCAAAAATGGGGAGTTTCCCTAAATTGGCCCATAGTGAAATTTCACCCTGTTCCCATCTGCCCTGGTGAAAGTCACAGCTGCTGCCATGGACACACAAAATAAGTGGAGACCATTCTCCTTTCTGTGGTGTGAGGAGTGGAGGAAACACTGACTTGAGCACAGGGCCTGGCAAGACAATGAGAAGCTGGCTATCAGGGACCTGGCTTTAGGCTCCATGTGTATGTGAGGGTCTAAGGCTGGCACTGAGATCCCAGCACTGACTGAGGATCTGAGACAGGGTCTGTTTGGCCATTTGCCTTCACTGAAATAGTTAAACAGCAAAGCATGATACAAATCTGAGAGGTGTTATTAAATTACCTTTTTCTGTATATAATCAATAAGGTTCTGTAAATCTAGGTCATTCCTATAACCAGAGATAGCTTTTCCCATCAGAAATGCTGCTTTCTCCAACACCtgcaacacacacagacagtgcAGTTGTCAGCATCTACCAGGCAGATTCATTGACTTGCAGAAGCTCCCCTTGTTTTCCATTTCCTGCACTTTGGGCCCAAGTCTTGTCTCTGtggcatctggcctctgactccgAGGTACCCCTAACCTGAGCATGTCACACGGACAAATGCAAGTTAAACCCAAGTGGCTGCCATTTTCCCTGTTCACCTCCCAAAAAATGCAGATGAAGAAGGTTGACCTGCATTTCTGTTGGCAGCCAGAGTATAAATATTCCGCATTTATATAGCACACTACAGTATGCATTCAGATGTTAACTGATTAATCTTGACAACCTCACAGTCAGGTAGGTAGAGGAAGTATTAATGTTCCCATCttccagaggggaaactgaggcagggaggggaagagacttgaCCAAGGCTACATAGGGTGCTGCTGACCTCTAGATCTGTGCTCATGCAACTATGCTGCCAAATGCAACTGTCTAATTCAGCAAAGTGTCAGCCAGCTCTGGAGTTAACTGTGCAGTTACCATGCCAGAGAAGAGAAATCCCAGGACAGCAGCCACGATCTGGAGAATGAGACTGATCAGTAAAAtccaagcaaactgaaaaatgaagGGGTGAGATCATCAGAACAACGTGTAGAGCAACCAGTTCCCCCCTGCCAGCATCGATGCAAGAGCCCTTAGAGCaagagctctgtggggctggggccGTGTCTATGACGTGTCATGTACATTCACCctgctgtgtatgtgtgttaaTACTGATGCCCAGAGCACCAATGATACCATCCTCCACCTCCAACAGTCCAGAGGAAGTCAGCTGTCAGTGCAATAAATCAGCATTTCCCATTCAGTAATACCTTATCTTGGGGGCCCCCAAGGCACTGGGGCCTGCTTAGGACCTGTTACACACAAGACAATCCCTGGAAACTCCAGAGATGCACCCTGTACACGAAGGCTTGGAAAATCTAGTTCCAGATTCTACAAGAGGACACAGCAGCTGAAACACTGCAGAGAGTACAGGGGACAAGCCCAAGAcctggctgagcaggggaatAGTTTAAGTGACCAGCCCCTTGGAGAGACCAGGCCTGATTATTTATGCATAGAAGGGTGTCTCCTGCCTGCACTACACTGCTATTGTTCCAGGTCCCAGCCCTCCTTGCAGCAGGAGGGCTGAATGCGAGAACTTCCAGGCAACCACCTGGGTACCAGTGTTATTACAAGGCAGGGTTCCCCATCATGGCTTAACAGTAGTACTGCTGGTAAATATCACTACCTGAATGTACTGGAGAGTCAAGTCCCCTGCCTACAAGTCCCAGTTGAGGAATATAGCATGGCCGAGAACAGAATTTCCCACAAGCCTCCATGCTTCATTTGCATGTGAGGCTAGAAGGAAATGATTAGAATGTTTCAGACAAGAATGGCCCACTGCCTCTGCTATAGCCCTGGTGATGGAGCTGAGATTGCCTGTGCCACTGGGACAGGCACTGACTGCACAGGCAGGTCAGCAtttggagcaagcctcccagcccagattAGGGCTAATGGGGCTTGCACTCGTGTTTTAAAGATAGTGTTagagacagcactttgaagttgctcGGCCTCCAGTGCAAGCTCTGCTCACCCggatctcagagtagcagctgtgttagtctgtatccgcaaaaagaaaaggaggacttgtggcaccttagagactaaccaatttatatgagcataagcttttgtcagctgtaactcacgaaagcttatgctcaaataaattggttagtctctaaggtgccagaagtcctccttttcttttttcacccaGATCTGTCAACCTAGGCTGGGAGACATACCCTGACCTTGCTGCCATTGTGACTGCCCTATTTGCTGCTTTTTGtaatgttgtagctgtgttggtcccaacaaggtgggtgaggtaatatcttttattggaccaacttctactggtgaaagagacgagtttgagcttacacagagctcttcttcatgactgggaaatgtactcagagtgtcacagctaaatacaaggtggaacaggttgtttagcataaggaaTTACATGTtgtaagaggtttcagagtagcagccatgttagtctgcattcgcaaaaagaaaaggagtacttgtggcaccttggagactaaccaatttatttgagcgtaagctttcgtgagctacagctcacttcatcggatgcatgaaagaggtcattcaaggtgaagtgggcagttaacaccttTGCTATCATAGGACAAAAGGTTAGTTTTTTTAGGTTAGATTGTTGTCATGAGCCATAAATCCATGTTAGCTGCTTGGAAGGAGCCTTGTCTGAGTGTCCCTCATGGAATCTCAACAATTagggatggaaaagacctatgagGTCAGCTAATAACACTCACCTCCTGgctgtgctttgaagttgcaaagTGCTAGGTATTTGCCAAGTGTTGTTAGCCCATCGCTGGGGCTGGTTGTTGTTCCCTACAGTCTAGTctctagtgttttgtccagtctagtttaaATGCCATCTTTTCATTAGCATGGTTAAGTCTCCGGCACAGGAACCAGCACAGGGAAATGAATTCTTTGAGTTAGCAAACAATTTCTTTGGTGAGTTTTTGCTGCTTTGCTGCAGTCAGcaatttcctcatgtttatttgaCAAGttgtgaaaatttttttttactccgTAGATTTATCATGTTGAGTCCGCGCATTTGATTCCCAGCACTCAAAATTCAGTTGAGTGTGGTCACATAAGGCAGATGGGATTGTTTCTGTTCTCCAATTGCATAAATATAACTCTTATGGAGCGCTCTTCCTACACAGATTTTTACACAGGCCATTCTGAAATTTGTTCACCCAAATGTTGCTGAGCGCAACTTGAGGGCTCAGAAGATCAGCTCAGAAACGCACAAGGACATCAAAGcaagtgtattttaaaattgaaGCCCATATTCCAAGACATTGTTTGGAGGGCGCCAGTATTTACCCAGCTATAGTGATAAACATTAGTTGACACCTGAGAAGGAACCTTTCCTTTTGTATTACTGGGACATGTTAAATCCTGTCAAGAGGGAATTTCTGTTATTTGCAAATGAAAAGAACACACCCTAAACCTCTTCCAGCCACATTGGATTCCATTAGCTACAAGAAACATGCAGTCTCCAAACATATCATACACACTTTCTTGCATTGCACTGCTGTAGCATGTCTGTGCCTCAAGATACTCCACAATGAAATTATCCCCAAGATAACCTCATAACACCTGGAGGAATGTTACATTTGCAAAGTCTCTACAAAATTCCCATAAAGGCAACAACTGTGGATTCTGATGGGCAAATATTATAAACAACCCTTCGACTTGGGACAAATAGTGTAAATGGCAAAATGTTGGTGCAAATATGAAAAACAGGCCACATTAAAAAGGTGACACAACTGGCACAAGCCACCACATCTTTTTGCTTGGATGTGCAACCAAAGGGACAGGTGAGGAGCAGAAGTTATGAGTCACGATggctttagtaaaaagaaaaggagtactaatggcaccttagagactaaccaatttatttgagcataagctttcgtgagctacagctcactgcatccgatgaagtgagctgtagctcacgaaagcttatgctcagataaattggttagtctctaaggtgccagtagtactccttttctttttgtgaatacagactaacacggctgctactctgaaagatggcTTTAGTGTGGTCAGgaattcactgatttttttctctctccttgctgTTCAGGCAGTTGGGGAGCTATTTTCCCACTAGCTCAGTAACATGCTAGTACTTCCAGTGCTCCCCTTCAGCATCCACTTAAGTGACTGACAAAAATTTATCTCCTAATGCAGGTGGAGCAGGTTCACACTCCATTCTTTGAGGCAGTCTCTTTAGGCAGGAAGTTGCCTAGTAAGGGCAGCCCAAGGCATAGGGATCCCTTTCAGGTAGAAGAAATCATCCCACTAGCCTCTCCTTACAATTTTCAGCAGCACAGGCAGGTCACGCAAGGCTCCTGTACACCCCACAAAGGTGATGCCAAACATCAGGATCCCCACTGTGAGCAAGATCAGCGAGGGATCAGTGAGGAGCGAATCCACAGCACCTGGCAGAGATTGAAAAACAAGGCAAAGTAAGAACTTAGTGCAAGCCAAATCatgctcctttctcttcccttcGGAGTATCAAGAATGGATGCAGAGCTCACAGAAAAACATTAAGCTGGACAAGTTCCACATACTAGCCTTCCTGGGCAATCCCCAACCCTCCCCTTGAAACACATTTCCTTCCTGCACTCATCAGTTGGGATTACAAAACACTCACCAAACAAAGTTCTGCACTACAAGGTGGCCTGGGTCCGCATGTTTAATTGATGAACACATTTGTCACCTTGGACGGTAAACCCTTCCAGGCAGAGGCCATGTTTGTCTCTATGGTCTGTACAGGACCAAGCACATAGCTAGTGCTCAGCAAATACAAATGGCACATTGAAGGAAGAGGGAATTTGTGCTTGGAGG containing:
- the LOC114022431 gene encoding tetraspanin-33: MRTKQLIKYTLFVSCYLFWVASGLMVAVGIYAKLSKEASAVDSLLTDPSLILLTVGILMFGITFVGCTGALRDLPVLLKIFAWILLISLILQIVAAVLGFLFSGMVLEKAAFLMGKAISGYRNDLDLQNLIDYIQKKFECCGVHSYKDWSQNIYFECQDSNPSLERCAVPFSCCIQKDKKAAITSVLNSMCGYGTQNLRSWKAESLIYTEGCLEKIVGWGQRNLLLVAGLAIGLFFLEILVFSMAVMLIYQIDLIIQKRKSTRRRGPEK